In Sphingobacterium sp. SYP-B4668, the sequence CACCCTCATCTATTGTCCGTATGTTGCGGAGGTAATCCTTTAAGGCTTCGGCAATTTCCTTTTGTGTCTCTTTCAATGTGTCGCTAGTCATCAGCGACTCCCGTGATGCAGTAGCTTGTAAGAAATCTGTGTTGATGATACATCTTACAAAAAATGCCCATTTAGGTAGTAGTCGACAGTCATCATCACTTAAAAACATCCTTTTGAGATACAGTTTGTGACTTTGCCGATTAGAGAATTGTGCTTTATGTGGTAGAATATAGACAATTGCTTTAAGTCCTCCAGTAGGGGCATCGATACAGAATGCATCTATAAAATTGGTGTGAAAAATACTGTTGCCCAGTTTTAATAATTGGTCTTTCGCTACTTGCTTGGTCAACCATAGGCCCGTAGAGTCGTTAATACTGGCTTTTTGACTTTCTTCTATGCATTCGATCGGAATAGGGAGTAAATCTCCATAATAGCTTAAATTGTGCTGAAGAGAAGTAAATGTGAAGAGGTGCGCCCATTCTTTTTTGGGACTTAGGATTACTCGAGTACCTATGGGGTGCTTTTCTGCTATTGGCTCTATTTGATAGGTTCCGTTAGAAAGTCCCGTCCACCTGACAGCATTTTCACTCATTGCTGATCGTGTCTCCAATACAATCTCATTACTCACAACAAAGCAGGAAAGCAATCCTATCCCAAATTTGCCAATAAAATCCTGTGCATCCACACTGTTGCGTTTCGAACTCTCACCAATAACAGCAATGAATTGATGTATTTCAGATTCAGTAAGGCCAATTCCATTATCCTCGAAAATTAGCTTTCCTAGGGCTAGACGCACAGTGATTTTGCCTTCGTGATATTCGTCTATATGTTGTACAGCGGTAATAGCATCGACCGCATTTTGCAGCAACTCACGCACAAATGTGTTGGGGTTGCTGTATAGATGTTCCGAAAGAAGGGATATCATCCCTTTTAAATTTACTTGAAAGATATACGATTCTTTATGTTCCATGGTTTATCTTTTTCCTCCGATGATTCGTTTGGCTTGTTTGTGTCCATTTTCGGCCGCGACGGTGAACCAATGAATAGCCTGTTCTTCATTCTCCTCGATGCCCTCACCCATTAAATGACAATTACCCAGTTCGAATTGTGCTGCAGCGTTATTTTGTTGAGCAGCCTGTTCGAGTAGCTTAAATCCTTCTTCTTTATTCATTGCTACCCCTTGTCCTCGAAGAAGTAAGAGACCTGCATGATATTGTGAAGGAGCATCCCCATAGTTTGCAGCATTTGCAAACCAGTGGTAAGCCTGGCTCTCGTTTTTTTTGATTCCAGTACCGTTTAGATAGCACCTACCTAAGCGATACATCGAATTTTTATTTTGTTGATTGGCTGCCACTTCATAATACTTGAATGCCTCTCCAGTATTGGTATGGGTGCCTATGCCATATTCATGACAGATGCCGAGACCTTCGGATATCAATTCATATTTATCGTAAGCCTCAACAAAGTAATCGAATGCTTTTTCATATTCATCTTTTTGGTCATAATCATATAGGTAGTAGTCACCTAGTTCTAATAGGGCGTAAGGCTGTTTATTTTCTCGGGCTTTATTCAGCCAAATGAGAGCTTCATCCGAGTTGGCGAGAATGGGCGCTCCAAGATTGCCGTGCAGAAGGTAGGAGCCTACTTTATACTGTGCATAAGGGTAATTAAGTTCTGCTGCTTGCTTCATCAAATCGAATGTCTTTTGGGCATCAAAGCTAACGCCAAACTCATATTCGTAGCACATAGAAAGTTCAACCATACTTTTCGGTAGGCCAGCGTCAGCGGCCTTTTGAAAGTGTTCTATTGCAAAATCTGGATTTTGTTCGTATACAATACCGTATCGGTAACAACGTCCCAATTCGTAGATACTGTTGATATCTTGGAGAGCTGCACCCTTCTCATACATTTGCACAGCTTGTTCTAGATTACGTTCACCCCCAGTATGGTAGCCAAATTCAAGATATTGGCCTCGGATGTAACAAGCATAACCATAGCCTCCATTCATCTCTGACGCTATAGTGAACAGTTCAAATGCACGAGAAAGGTCTTTTTCTAGACTTTCGTCTTCATACATAAAAGCTAACTCTGTGACTGAAGAGGGATTGTTCTGTTCAATTCCTTTTTCAAAATATACTTTAGCCTTTTCGTTGTTTACTTCCGTGCCTAAGCCATACCGATACATTCTACCCGAATTACTGTTGCCATATGAATGGTTCTGTTGAGCTGCTTGTTCATAATGATTTAAAGCAAGGTCTAACTTCGAGGTGCCTGATATTAATCCCAATTCATACATATAGCCAAGCCGATAATGGGCATATGGGCTGTTGTGACGTTCGATAGCTTTTTCAAAATAGAACTTGCTCATCTCTAGATTTTTGTCGATAAGCTGACCTTCAAGGTACAGCTCGGCCTTTTCTACAAGAGCATCCATGAGTTCTTTGTCAGCAGCTATGTCTAAATTGGCCAGTCCCTTGGCCATATTTTGATGATGCGGTACATAGAGCTGTAGTAGCGCCAAACGATATGTTGCATAAATATTTCCGTACAGATGAGCGATTGAAAACCAATGGAAAGCATTTCGATATGCTTCTTCTTCAGCCGCCTGGGGAGGACAGGATAGGTGTCCAAAATTGCTCATGGCTTCTAGACTGCCCAACTCTGCAGCCCTTTCTAAAAGGGCGAGCGCTGCCGTAGGCGTCTGGTCATCAAAAGTCAACAAAGCGTAACGAGTCATGGCGTAGGACGAATCGTATGTGTCCATACAATACTTATATATCGTCTTTGCTTTGTCCAAATTGCCTTGCCATTCGTGGCTACAGGCCTCCAATATATAGCTGTTCTTTATAATTTTGCTATCTTGACTGGTTCTGAGCGATGAATAAATAGTAGTCAGGTTATCAAACTCTTTGCCTTCCAGGTAAAGGTATCCTCTGTATAGCCGGCCCCATTCACTATTATCTTGGTCTAGCAAGCGGATGGCCTCCTCTTTGTCCTGTCGAGGGATATGATTGTAATACAAGAAATAGGCATATACAGGCTTCGCAATTGGTGCGTTGTGTGCTATGGCGAGTGTTAAGTAATGTGCAACCTTCTCTTTATTCTGATAGCCAGTGCGAGCTTCGTGGTATTGAAAGGCCAGCTGAGCGTACGCATCCGGCAAATGTTGCGCAAGATTATTAAGTATAGTTTCGAGTGTGTTCCAATAGAAATCATAATCTTCTTCGCTCAGAAGATAGCTGAATTTGAAGTCCAGCCCATCGTAAAAAAGCTTTTCGTAAAGTTGTACGATATCTACTGAACACTGTTGGAAATAAGAGGTCGATTGACTTAGGATAGCGAGGCCCGTCATCCAATTTTGGTCATCCTGTAAAGCGTTGTAGCTATAGTCAAAATTTAGTAAATCAGCTATTTTGATGTTGGACTGTGTAGTTTCGTACCGAGTACTTAAATTCATGATAATTGTTGTTTCTGCTGTATGGTGCAATACACGTATAGCACGCATGTGAAATCTCCAGTCAAAATAATTAAAATTTATTTATAAAATAAATCTGTAAAGGCTTTAATTTTTTGAACATCCAGAGCCGTAGTCAATAAATCTTCTTATGTGTTAATACTGTGGGTTTTATAAGTTTTCGACGTTTCAGTTAGTTGTCCCATCACCGGTTGTAGGATAATGGTGAAGTTGTAAGGCAATTTATGTAAACTTGCATTTGTAAATCGGGTTTAACAAGTACAAAGATAGGATATCGATGTTTAAAATATTTAATAGAGGGGGGGCGGCTGAACATGTGCCCACAGAGGAAGAAGGAATGGAATCTTTTTTAGAAAGCCAAATCGATCGAAATCTATTACAGCTATGGTGTGAACGATGCGTTGAAAATAGGATGGCAGAAGACCTCAATCTACAATATGCAAATCTCCAACGAATATCTTTTACGAGAGTATCACAAGTGATGTTGTCACTCCAGTATGAGGTTGAGTACATCAAAGCGTACATCGCGGTTTACCAGAAAATGCCAATGGAGGAGTTTTATGTCAACTTTGTCTCAAAATGGACAGGAAGTGAAATATTTGTTCCACCGTTTATTCTCATTCCCCTTATTCAGAATTCGCTAGTGTATGGATACTGTAGGATGGAAAGATTTCCCGTTAAAATAAAGTTGTCGGGGTCAGAAAAAATGTTGACCCTCGAAGTAAGTAACCGTGTGAACCATCACATTCCCGACCAACGGACTACCGCTATAATCCAAGCTTACAAAAAACGATTAAATTTGATTTACCCTAAGAGATATCAATTACTTTTCAATAGTAATAGTAATACGTTTAAGGCTTCATTGACACTTGAACTCTAGATAACATCGAAATGCTTGAGAGCATTCCAAATACCGTCGTGATCCACGTCATCGGTTATATAATCTGCAATGTCTTTTACTTCCGGATTAGCATTGCCCATGGCTACTCCAATGTGGGTATGTTGCAACATGGTGATGTCGTTTCCGCCATCTCCAAATGACATGGTTTCGTTAATCGTAATCCCAAAGTAGTCCAGAAAGATATCAATACCTACTTTTTTACTTTGTCCTAAAGGGTTGACATCTGCGAAAAGTGGTGTCCAACGAGAGGCAATTGAGTTGGGCATCACCGTCTTCATAAAATGATCTTCATGCTCTGGCTGAATGAAAATATTAGTTTGAAGTACCGTCGAGGTGTCAAAGTCTTCATATTCGCGCTGCATAGGGACGGGAAGATTCAGGGAGTCGTACATCTGCTGGATATCAGGAGTGACATTGAAAATCGAGATTTCCTGTTCAGACATTAACGAAAAACTTACTGGATTTGCTTGCTTTGCATAGTTCAAAAGAGATTGGATATCTTCTGCAGGTATCGGTTTTCTAAACAGCACATCTCCGTCTTTTGTGACGCAATACCCACCGTTGAAGGTGATAAATCCATCGAAATCTAAATATTTGATATGATTTAAACTATTAATCGAGCGACCGGTAGATACTATTATTTTGATACCTTTGGCTTGTAAGGTACGAATGGCATTTTCAGTGGATAATGGAATTTGGTGGGTGTTGAAACTTAATAATGTGCCATCGACGTCAAAAAAAACTGCTTTAATCATAAAAATATATCTCTTTTCGTAGTGAATTGCAAAAATACAAAAAAAAGCGGGGAGGCATCCTCAATAGGATGGTCAATGACACTATCGATTTAATTTAAATACTCGAAACGCAGTAGAGATTCCAAACAGGAAATCATCAGAAAGAGTCTCCAGTGTATTTGCCATTCGCGAAGTGCACAACCGTTTAACTCAGCAGCCTGAGTAAGTCATCTTTGTTGAAGTCTGCAAATAGTGGGTTCGTCCCATTTCCAATCAAGGTGGAGGCAATCTCTTTTTTCTGTTGCTGCAGTTTGATCATTTTTTCCTCAACAGTATCCGGTGTAATCAATCGTATTGCTGTCACCGCCTTGTCTTGACCTATGCGATAGGTACGGTCGATGGCCTGCTCTTCAACTGCTGGATTCCACCACGGGTCTATGAGATAGACTAGATTGGCAGCTGTAAGGTTCAGCCCCATGCCGCCCACTTTTAGAGAAATCAGCATAACACGAGTGTCTTCTTGTTCTTGAAAGCCATGTACTATCTTTTCCCGATTTTTACTTTTCCCCGTCAACATTGACACTTCGATTCCAACCTTTTCTAAAGCTTTTTTAACCAATTCCAGCATGGATACAAACTGAGAGAATACAACAATCTTTTGTTGGTCTTTTCGATCAGCTATTTGTTCGACAAGCGCTTCAATCTTAGCTGAATCTACTACACTTGTTAAGTCCTCCGCTTTCAGTAATTTAGTAGAATTGCAGATGAGTCTTAACTTGGTTAATCCCTTTAAGACATACATAGCGTTCTTACGGATTTCATCTCCATCGGATACAGAAATAAATTCTCTAAACTCCTTTTCGTAAAGGTCATAGATTTTCCGCTGGTCAGGTTTCATCTCACAGTATAGGATGATTTCGTTTTTCTCAGGAAGTTCATGCATTACCTCTTGCTTAGTTCGTCGAAGGATGAAGGGTTGAATCTTTTGTTGTAAGGACTTCATTCGCTTGCGATCGCTAAAGGCATCTATGGGTGTAGTATATACATCTTTAAAATATTTTTTGCTTCCAAGTAGTCCTGGGCAAGCAAAGGAAAGTTGGGCATACAAATCTAACGTGTTGTTTTCAATCGGTGTACCTGTCAACGCGATACGGTTGTAAGATTGAAGTAATAATGCAGCTTTGTATCGTTGAGAGTTAGGGTTTTTTATTTGTTGGGACTCATCCAAGAAAATATAGTTAAACGTGTATTTTTTCAAATAATTGATATCGGTCAATAGATTGTGATAAGATATCATTATCAGTTCATAATTTTTAAACTCCTCAGCACTTTTAAGACGCTTGGGACCGTCCAATATTAAAACGTCTATATCAGGGGCAAATTGCTGTAACTCACGCTTCCAATTGAAGATAAGCGTTGTTGGCAGTACAAGAAGATTACAGTTGCTCTCTTTTTTCTCTCGTTGGGAAAGGATAAAGGCGATAATTTGAATGGTTTTGCCTAATCCCATATCATCCGCTAGACAGCCACCCAGTCGAAAATCATCTAAAAAATTGAGCCAATTAAGACCTTCGTGTTGATAAGGGCGTAGTGTTCCATTGAATGTTTTAGGTGTTTTTAGTTTATTTATATTTTTGAAATTCTGAGTTTTATATTTAAGTAGTTGAATTTCCTCTTTAGTTTTTTTATCCAACTGATGCTCCTCGAAAAGATGGTCAATCGTTGAAAAATTGTTTTTTGAAACGAGTATATTGCCCCGGTCGTCTATTTCGCCCGCTTCAAAGTAAGTAGCAAATTTTTCAATCCATTCTTCAGGTAGAATTCCGACTGTACCATCATCCAAAGTGATAAATTTGGAACGATTACGAACGGCTTTCTCCAGTTTTTTAATAGCAGCTTTTCTGATGCCAAAATTTAAATTAATATTTACATTAAACCAGTTGATTCCACTTTTTACCTCAACTGTTACTTTACCTTTGAATGGGCTGATGTTATTGTTTTTAATAAAATTGAATCCTATAATGCTAATACCATGATTACGCCATTCTTCAAAGACATCCAAAAACCAATTTTCATTTAGAAAGTGTTTTCTGTGAAGATAAAAGTATAGAAAGGATTCTTGTAGTTGCTCTTCAAAATACGGATGTTGCTTAATAAGAAGGGCAATCACAGCTTGTTCTTTATCGTTACATCTTTTTACTAAGTAGCTGTTGCCGGTTGGGTCCATCCCGACTATCTGCCTTTGAGAGCGTATTGGAACTTCTATATCCGCATATCGAAATACAGGCGTTAGCGTTATGTAGTCCTGCGATTCATCTAAGTAGATGATTGCCTCCCTGTCCCCGTAATACTTTTGATGCGCCAGTTCTCTTTTGCTAATCTTAGGCATGTCTGGATAACGAATCTCTATAGACTGTGATAGAGACTCTAAAAACTTCGTGTTAAATGTCTTAAATATGGATTGATGTATGAGTAATTCTTTTCCTTTGTCATGGAACAGGGCTATCAGTTCAGCAATCTCTATTAGAGGGATGTGATAAAGTGTGTGGTTGATATGGATGAAATGCGTCAATTTTAGTGTAAGCTCATGCAGGGAGTATGATTTGTTTTCAATGCTGAGCGAAGCATGCAATGTCATAAATGACTCTCTTGTACGAATTTCCATAGCAGGAACGGCTGCCAACGACTTTAAAAATACTGGGGTGAGTTGAGTGGATGTTAAAGAGGCTGGGTGAGCGTCGTTATGCATATACACCGCTAATCCAAGTGGGTTTTTAACCACGGCGGAGAGTGCTCGCTGAAGCTGCTCATCTGTTAGTTCATTGGTGGATTGTGACAGTTGTTGTATCGCACTATAAAATTGACTTTCAAATACGTCTTTGGACTTCCATATACTGTCCAGCACAGGAATGGGATGTATAGGGTTTTTTAATTTGCCCTGTTTGGTTTTTTGAGCCAAACAGAGCTGGATTTGCAGGTGTTTGTAGAAACGATGCCTTTTGATGACAATAATAGTATCTTGTAGCGGCATATTTTTTGAGTCGGTGTCATTCTTTTTTATTTTAAAATAATTATGATCTAGTGAGATAATACTATTGTTTTGAAGAGATACTTCTAATTTATCTTGGTATCCTAGCTTAAGGTATTTCTCTATTTCCGCCTCTTCTGTAAGGCCGTATCGGACGCCTGCTTTTCTCAAACGGGTATCATACCGTTTATCAGAAAAGAAAGTCAACCACTCTTCATTACGGAAAAGAGAGATTAATAGTGTCCGTTGGTGTAGACAAATTCCAAACATTTCTGTGCACGAACATGACAACAAAAGACTTGGCTTTTGATATACCAGTCGAAGCGAATAGACGTGATTGTCAATCGCTAACCTGAAGCTACCTTGATAGCGCTGGATATTTTCCACTTGTAGTACCGGATCCGTAATTCGGGGGCCGTCTAACTCGGTTATATAGGAAAAACGATCGATTCCATCAAAATCAATATGTTGGATTTTATACTGATGAAACTCTGTATTATTGTAATAATCCATTACTGTCCAAACGCTGCATAGAATTCAAACTTAGATAAAATGCATTGCATTTGCGAAGGTCGAATAGAAAAAAGGTTAACTTGATTTGAGATACACGTCTAATGCATTAGTTTGAAACCTATGTAGTAATTGCGGCTGGGGGCAGCGTTAAAATAACGTCCGCCAAAAGCATTGATGTCATTTCCCAAGCTGTATTTTTCATTCAGCAGATTGTCTACACCAGCAAACAATTGTAAATTACATCCCTTTACGAGAGGTGTTGTCCAATTAATTTTGGCTTGTAGCAAATGATATTTATCCGCATACACAGTGTTTGCATCATTTAATGGAATACTTGATGTAAAATTATGCATTATATTGATGCCAAAATTTTTATCGAATGTTAATGATACGTGATTGACCCAAATCCAGTCGGGGGTAGCGGTTAATTTATTGCCGGAGAAATCGTCTTGCCCAACTTTATATTGTGCAAAACGATAGTGGTTGTATGTCATATTACTTCCCAATGATAGGGATTGGATAAACTGTTGCTTTCTAGGGGCAATCAAGTAGGTCAAAATAGACGCTTCAATACCTTGTTGGTCTACTTTTCCAGCATTCAGAAAATATTCTTTCCCGCTCTCCCTAATCTGACGGATAATGGCATCATCCATGCGGAAATAGTAGTAGGCTGCGTCTATAATCAGTCTTCTATTCCAACTTTCTGCACGCAAGCCAATTTCGTAGTTGGTGCCCGTCTCAGGCTTGAGGTTAGCATTAAATTCATTATCTGAGGGATATATCTCTGCAATTGTGGGAGCTGAAAAGCCCTTACTGATAGAGGTTCGAGCAGCTATTTGATGTGTGAGCAGATAGGAGGCTCCAAAACGAGGCATCCACGTAGTGCCAAAATCAATTTTTCGGAAGCGTTCAGTAGCTTCGGGGAAGATTTCTTCATATTTGATGGCATTATAATTCAATCCAAGAGAGGCTTCCAACGTGAGCTTTTTAGCGATTAGCGTCTGTCCACGTAGGAAATAGAAATGTTGGTCATTTTCTAATCTATTCTTGTTTTGTGTATGGGTAGCAATACCTTTTTCATTGTCAAAGTTGTCTATTTTGTAATCTCCCTTTTGTCCTTCCACTCCTAATTGAAATTGTAATTGGAGCTGTTCATTATCCTCATTGTGATAAGATATATAGGAACGTAGCCCAATGTTGTTTTCGTCTCGCTTTTCAAAATTGGTGATAAAAGGATTTTTTACATTAGCCAGGCTTCCAAATAAACTAATGACGTGAGTAAAATAATTGGACAATTCATAGGTATTGGAAAGACCTCCAAAAAATGTTTTATTATAGATTCCTGCTCTCTGCTCCATTGCTCCAGGATTGGGCCCCGCGGGTGGTCGTGCTGCAGTAGGATCTTCATCATATTGCGCCTGTGTCAACCCCCCAGGTGTACGATAACCAAGATTAGCATATAATGCTAGTAGTTTCAACTGTCCGGAAGGACTGTAGTTCCAGCGATGTGTTGTCTGTATGGTTTTCTTATTCAGTGCTGAATTCTGGCGATAGCCATCACTTCTGCTAAAACTCTGGTCTATAGCGAAATTATAGTTTTGCGTAGGTTGTAGCGCCGTAGATAGCTGCTCTTGAAAGCCTCCGAAAGAACCACCCTGAATAGCGAGCGAACTACCAAGGTGTGCGTCAAAACCATTCGGAGTAAGTTGAATAACTCCACCTGAGTTTGGTCCGTATATTGATCCATCTGGGCCTTTGATGATATGGAGGCCACGCACAGAAGCGGGATCTAAAAGGTTAAGATAGGTATTGCCACCTGCGTCGGTTAGCGGAAACTCATCAACATAGATTTTGGCGTTTCGAATGCCAAATGGAGAGCGAATCAAACTCCCCCTCATAGCCAATCGGTAACTGCCTGGCGATCGTTCTTCCATTCGTATACCAGGTACAGTATTGATTGCTGTCAACAAGGTCTGGTTACCCTGACTAGCAATTAAATCCTGACCAATACTTTGGGCCGATGATGTCAACGTCAGAAGCGGTCGTTTGGCAAAATATGCATTGATTTGTATAGGTGATAGTGGATTATCAATACTATCTGTTAATTGGACTTCCTGGGCAATCAAATGGCATGAAGCAGAAGTAGAGAAGAAAAGAGCTAGGGCTTTGATTAGTCGCATGTCGTGTTTAGGATATAAAAGTTCCTAAATTAACAAAAAACACTAAACTTTGGTGTTTTATCCTTTAAAAAGCTTCATTTAGACCAAGAAAAAAACCTCTATTACCATACTTCCCAAAAGCATAATCCAAGCACAGATTGGTTCTTGTGGCTTTGTTGAATAGAACTCGTAATCCAGCACCACCCCCAGGTTGCCAGCGTTGGAATAGTTTAGTCCCAATTTCGTCACTCGCTGATTGCATATTGAAGAATGTAACTCCACTTAAGAATTTATTTGCCATTATGGGAAATCGATATTCAACTTCAGAATAAGCAAATGATATCCCTTTGAAATAACCTATAGTATATCCTCTTCCTGTACGTACATTGGTGTCTTTACTTGTTCCTGGGAGGTCAAAATAAGGCAGTGTGCCACTAAGCCTATACGACCCCCAGTACCAAAAGGCTAGTAAATGATCAGGATGCTGAGTTGAAAAGCTGAAATACTTTCTAAAATCAGTTACCATTTGAATAGCATTTTTACTGCTTCCCATCCAAGTCTGGTTGACGCGTATCCCAACATCGGTGTAGATGCCCTTGTAGGCTCTATTAGGATGGTCTCTGGTCATATATTGCACATTGAACAATAGTCCATTCGAATTGTATCGCTTAGGGTCGAATCCATGTTTGATGCTATAGAGATAGGGTGGGGTTGGACCATTAACTAATTGTGGTTCTTCAATTTTTCTACGCATGTCGAATGAAACGCCAGCGCCTAAAAAAAGTCCATCTGCCACTTGTCTATAAATCTTTTCATTGAAGACATAAGAATTATATTTGGAACCGTAGCGATTTCGTTCTGGATTAGCAATGATACGTTCTTCCTCTGTTGTCCAAGCATGCATATTCATCCCGATACCAGCATCAGGAGCTACCATACGTACAACTGCCATGCTGCCTTGTAAATTCCATTTATTACCCGGTGTGAAAATATTATGACTCAAATAGGCGACCATAATACCTTTGGTTGTAATTGAGGCTGAAGTTGCCCCTACAGACATCGTCGTATTCGGTTGATTTCCCAACACCTTACCCGCGACAGCTTTAATGCCCCCTTGAGCGCCAATGGTTGGATTGTAAGCAACATTCGGCATAATGGTAATGGGAGATCTTTTTTTCGAACGGTCAGCCTCCCGACGAGGGTGGAATATGTTTACGAATAAATCGCTGATATCATATTGATCCGTAGAAGCAAGTATTGGTTCAGTTTTATTTTCAGATATCAATGTGTCCTGTGGACGTATATGCACCACGCTACTAGTATCGTGCTGAGCGAAAGATAGCGGAGCGACACCTAATAACAATATTATAGATAGCAGATAGCGTAAAAAGTAGCGTTT encodes:
- a CDS encoding HSP90 family protein is translated as MEHKESYIFQVNLKGMISLLSEHLYSNPNTFVRELLQNAVDAITAVQHIDEYHEGKITVRLALGKLIFEDNGIGLTESEIHQFIAVIGESSKRNSVDAQDFIGKFGIGLLSCFVVSNEIVLETRSAMSENAVRWTGLSNGTYQIEPIAEKHPIGTRVILSPKKEWAHLFTFTSLQHNLSYYGDLLPIPIECIEESQKASINDSTGLWLTKQVAKDQLLKLGNSIFHTNFIDAFCIDAPTGGLKAIVYILPHKAQFSNRQSHKLYLKRMFLSDDDCRLLPKWAFFVRCIINTDFLQATASRESLMTSDTLKETQKEIAEALKDYLRNIRTIDEGVYHNLIHTHYLHIKAIAAEDIELLSVFLEDLPFETNKGVRTFKNIRQYQDKIYYTPNIDDFKQMRRIAESQGLLVINAAYTFEEELLKKAQRLDSSIRIKEITPRDILASFHELAPEQEITYLTFLDTANEVLNEQGCEVIIKSYTPLDIPSLYIASNISITSSSIKKSADNPLNDILGSFSSKKNADKPVLCLNSSNKLINNLLSVKDDYVIRSVVHVLYVQSLLLGKYPVNDREMTLFNEGINNLLIMGIDNFINI
- a CDS encoding tetratricopeptide repeat protein, with product MNLSTRYETTQSNIKIADLLNFDYSYNALQDDQNWMTGLAILSQSTSYFQQCSVDIVQLYEKLFYDGLDFKFSYLLSEEDYDFYWNTLETILNNLAQHLPDAYAQLAFQYHEARTGYQNKEKVAHYLTLAIAHNAPIAKPVYAYFLYYNHIPRQDKEEAIRLLDQDNSEWGRLYRGYLYLEGKEFDNLTTIYSSLRTSQDSKIIKNSYILEACSHEWQGNLDKAKTIYKYCMDTYDSSYAMTRYALLTFDDQTPTAALALLERAAELGSLEAMSNFGHLSCPPQAAEEEAYRNAFHWFSIAHLYGNIYATYRLALLQLYVPHHQNMAKGLANLDIAADKELMDALVEKAELYLEGQLIDKNLEMSKFYFEKAIERHNSPYAHYRLGYMYELGLISGTSKLDLALNHYEQAAQQNHSYGNSNSGRMYRYGLGTEVNNEKAKVYFEKGIEQNNPSSVTELAFMYEDESLEKDLSRAFELFTIASEMNGGYGYACYIRGQYLEFGYHTGGERNLEQAVQMYEKGAALQDINSIYELGRCYRYGIVYEQNPDFAIEHFQKAADAGLPKSMVELSMCYEYEFGVSFDAQKTFDLMKQAAELNYPYAQYKVGSYLLHGNLGAPILANSDEALIWLNKARENKQPYALLELGDYYLYDYDQKDEYEKAFDYFVEAYDKYELISEGLGICHEYGIGTHTNTGEAFKYYEVAANQQNKNSMYRLGRCYLNGTGIKKNESQAYHWFANAANYGDAPSQYHAGLLLLRGQGVAMNKEEGFKLLEQAAQQNNAAAQFELGNCHLMGEGIEENEEQAIHWFTVAAENGHKQAKRIIGGKR
- a CDS encoding histidine kinase, with amino-acid sequence MFKIFNRGGAAEHVPTEEEGMESFLESQIDRNLLQLWCERCVENRMAEDLNLQYANLQRISFTRVSQVMLSLQYEVEYIKAYIAVYQKMPMEEFYVNFVSKWTGSEIFVPPFILIPLIQNSLVYGYCRMERFPVKIKLSGSEKMLTLEVSNRVNHHIPDQRTTAIIQAYKKRLNLIYPKRYQLLFNSNSNTFKASLTLEL
- a CDS encoding Cof-type HAD-IIB family hydrolase — translated: MIKAVFFDVDGTLLSFNTHQIPLSTENAIRTLQAKGIKIIVSTGRSINSLNHIKYLDFDGFITFNGGYCVTKDGDVLFRKPIPAEDIQSLLNYAKQANPVSFSLMSEQEISIFNVTPDIQQMYDSLNLPVPMQREYEDFDTSTVLQTNIFIQPEHEDHFMKTVMPNSIASRWTPLFADVNPLGQSKKVGIDIFLDYFGITINETMSFGDGGNDITMLQHTHIGVAMGNANPEVKDIADYITDDVDHDGIWNALKHFDVI
- a CDS encoding DEAD/DEAH box helicase; amino-acid sequence: MDYYNNTEFHQYKIQHIDFDGIDRFSYITELDGPRITDPVLQVENIQRYQGSFRLAIDNHVYSLRLVYQKPSLLLSCSCTEMFGICLHQRTLLISLFRNEEWLTFFSDKRYDTRLRKAGVRYGLTEEAEIEKYLKLGYQDKLEVSLQNNSIISLDHNYFKIKKNDTDSKNMPLQDTIIVIKRHRFYKHLQIQLCLAQKTKQGKLKNPIHPIPVLDSIWKSKDVFESQFYSAIQQLSQSTNELTDEQLQRALSAVVKNPLGLAVYMHNDAHPASLTSTQLTPVFLKSLAAVPAMEIRTRESFMTLHASLSIENKSYSLHELTLKLTHFIHINHTLYHIPLIEIAELIALFHDKGKELLIHQSIFKTFNTKFLESLSQSIEIRYPDMPKISKRELAHQKYYGDREAIIYLDESQDYITLTPVFRYADIEVPIRSQRQIVGMDPTGNSYLVKRCNDKEQAVIALLIKQHPYFEEQLQESFLYFYLHRKHFLNENWFLDVFEEWRNHGISIIGFNFIKNNNISPFKGKVTVEVKSGINWFNVNINLNFGIRKAAIKKLEKAVRNRSKFITLDDGTVGILPEEWIEKFATYFEAGEIDDRGNILVSKNNFSTIDHLFEEHQLDKKTKEEIQLLKYKTQNFKNINKLKTPKTFNGTLRPYQHEGLNWLNFLDDFRLGGCLADDMGLGKTIQIIAFILSQREKKESNCNLLVLPTTLIFNWKRELQQFAPDIDVLILDGPKRLKSAEEFKNYELIMISYHNLLTDINYLKKYTFNYIFLDESQQIKNPNSQRYKAALLLQSYNRIALTGTPIENNTLDLYAQLSFACPGLLGSKKYFKDVYTTPIDAFSDRKRMKSLQQKIQPFILRRTKQEVMHELPEKNEIILYCEMKPDQRKIYDLYEKEFREFISVSDGDEIRKNAMYVLKGLTKLRLICNSTKLLKAEDLTSVVDSAKIEALVEQIADRKDQQKIVVFSQFVSMLELVKKALEKVGIEVSMLTGKSKNREKIVHGFQEQEDTRVMLISLKVGGMGLNLTAANLVYLIDPWWNPAVEEQAIDRTYRIGQDKAVTAIRLITPDTVEEKMIKLQQQKKEIASTLIGNGTNPLFADFNKDDLLRLLS